The following proteins are encoded in a genomic region of Fundidesulfovibrio putealis DSM 16056:
- the atpH gene encoding ATP synthase F1 subunit delta, with protein sequence MTGNIVARRYAKALFALGVKEKAADTFGKDLDGLAGAMNTAPELLKLFKSPSFNVQEKKAVLNDVVAKLNMAPLSVNFLSVLADKGRLDCLPDIQETYAELLDETSGVVRGKLTTAMEIPAKRQKDIKAKLEKKSGKKLVLDFGVEPAILGGVVLRVGDKVLDASLRAQLQLLKEQIKRGE encoded by the coding sequence TTGACCGGGAACATCGTCGCACGCAGGTACGCCAAGGCGCTGTTCGCTCTGGGCGTGAAGGAAAAGGCCGCCGACACTTTCGGCAAGGATCTCGACGGGCTGGCTGGCGCAATGAATACGGCCCCCGAGCTTCTGAAACTCTTTAAGAGCCCGAGCTTCAACGTGCAGGAGAAGAAGGCGGTTCTGAACGACGTGGTGGCCAAGCTGAACATGGCCCCCCTGTCCGTGAACTTCCTCTCCGTGTTGGCTGACAAGGGCCGGTTGGACTGTCTGCCGGACATCCAGGAGACCTACGCCGAGCTTCTGGACGAAACCAGCGGTGTGGTTCGCGGCAAGCTGACCACTGCCATGGAGATTCCGGCCAAGCGGCAGAAGGACATCAAGGCCAAGCTGGAGAAGAAGTCCGGCAAGAAGCTGGTTCTCGACTTCGGCGTGGAGCCCGCCATCCTGGGCGGGGTTGTCCTGCGGGTGGGGGATAAGGTCCTGGACGCTAGCCTTCGGGCCCAGTTGCAGCTGCTGAAAGAACAAATCAAGAGGGGTGAGTAG